A stretch of Mastacembelus armatus chromosome 1, fMasArm1.2, whole genome shotgun sequence DNA encodes these proteins:
- the LOC113128608 gene encoding zinc finger protein 239-like: protein MGPDTTSVPKTESPAEVIVKVISESDSNDISTPTEPENSKQTGSNISIDKCYPCFICSKVFDRPSKLERHRPVHSRKPKTLHRCQHCDKSFTQEEKLIRHQSCHNRTNKHPCLDCGKVFNRPSKLERHKRTHTKKPKVPHQCSYCMKTFSKLNKLVRHKRMHTGEKPFTCSVCGKGFSESGHCRAHEKTHEDQPEKPHCCADCGMCFFKASELRRHFRTHTGEKPFRCTLCESCFSRSEGLKRHMRSHTGERPYKCIICGKGFYSRQDLNIHGLTHSGEKPHLCPVCGKGFSQLGNMKEHEQNVHIKSEKYICNECGATFTRYKSLTKHQRTHTGERPYLCLTCGRSFSWSHSLSRHRRTHTHKEKPMDTSKDLLSFEGPSENPIS from the exons ATGGGCCCAGACACTACTTCTGTCCCTAAAACAGAAA GTCCTGCAGAAGTCATTGTGAAGGTAATATCTGAATCGGATTCCAATGATATTTCAACTCCCACTGAGCCTGAGAACTCCAAACAAACAGGGAGCAACATATCAATAGACAAGTGTTACCCTTGTTTCATTTGTAGCAAGGTATTTGACAGACCATCAAAGCTAGAAAGACATAGACCAGTACACTCGAGGAAGCCTAAAACTCTTCATCGGTGTCAGCATTGTGATAAGAGTttcacacaggaagaaaaacttATCCGACACCAGAGTTGCCACAATAGGACTAACAAGCACCCTTGTCTTGACTGTGGAAAAGTGTTCAACAGGCCTTCAAAGTTAGAGAGGcataaacgcacacacacaaagaaaccaaAGGTGCCTCATCAGTGTTCCTACTGCATGAAGACATTCAGTAAACTTAACAAACTTGTCCGTCACAAGCGAATGCACACTGGTGAGAAGCCTTTCACCTGCTCTGTCTGTGGAAAAGGATTCTCTGAGTCAGGACACTGCAGAGCACATGAAAAGACACATGAAGATCAGCCAGAAAAACCTCACTGCTGTGCGGACTGTGGCATGTGTTTCTTCAAGGCCTCAGAACTCCGTCGGCACTTCCGCAcccacacaggagagaaacctTTTAGATGCACCttgtgtgagagctgcttctCCCGCTCAGAAGGACTTAAAAGACACATGAGGAGCCACACAGGGGAAAGACCATACAAATGCATTATTTGTGGAAAAGGATTTTATTCTCGTCAGGATTTGAATATTCATGGATTGACCCACTCTGGAGAGAAACCACATCTATGCCCTGTGTGCGGTAAAGGCTTCTCACAGCTGGGCAACATGAAAGAACATGAACAAAATGTTCATATAAAGTCAGAGAAGTATATTTGCAACGAATGTGGAGCAACTTTCACACGGTACAAGTCACTGACAAAACATCAGCGAACACATACGGGAGAAAGACCCTATCTCTGCCTCACTTGTGGACGCAGCTTTTCATGGAGCCATTCTCTTAGTAGACATCggcggacacacacacacaaagagaagccTATGGATACATCCAAAGACCTACTCAGTTTTGAAGGACCCTCTGAGAATCCTATCAGTTAA